From a region of the Sebastes umbrosus isolate fSebUmb1 chromosome 10, fSebUmb1.pri, whole genome shotgun sequence genome:
- the LOC119496108 gene encoding 5-hydroxytryptamine receptor 1D gives MGDLDGSWSVSLQAVAAAAEVNSSWTEGVGLGMSRQIQLVLEILMVLMCLGAVTGNILVIGIVAATKTFHSVNSVLIMNLAVSDLLVGVGVMPFVALSILNRGWVDCTDLCLYVGYTSSVYCTASVLTLAAIALDRYHSIMDCLRYSSRCTLWRTFSVVLWIWLQALVTSCPPLLGWSSVSYVVPMYSCAVNWASSPSYTAFIAALSYLIPAGVILFCYVNIVKVARSHARRIHTLEDAVQRSRNPSSAFTPGDSSRQHCGSLRGPSTLIYHVSGQFVSEVSREEGDYISPALPDSATEQNNPSSRRLFSFLAQSTSSSQPSLQNSQQQHHNHNHGVVRLFLVISAFFLCWTPYIGVALVQATETALSGQSSLVPPSAVTFSYWLVLLNSDINPLLYALLSKRFQGALQGLKQKIGARLGSVVGRGGGDDGRSGDPCTLTTPTHRGPPSSSESSTCDDSKYSSSIFTVSTDFKHHSEEQLCRVCHHENTSPSSGCSVWQDAGGEGRLDCLQVPSRPQESSRLPFSALTKERQATFFYGQITVQVEHDVC, from the exons ATGGGTGACCTGGATGGCTCCTGGTCGGTGTCCCTGCAggcagtggcagcagcagcggaggTCAACTCGAGCTGGACGGAGGGCGTGGGGCTCGGGATGTCCCGGCAGATCCAGCTGGTCCTGGAGATCCTCATGGTGCTGATGTGTTTGGGCGCTGTGACAG GTAATATTCTTGTCATTGGTATTGTGGCTGCGACAAAGACTTTCCACTCGGTGAACTCAGTGCTGATCATGAACCTGGCCGTCAGTGACCTCCTGGTGGGCGTCGGAGTGATGCCTTTTGTTGCTTTGTCCATCCTGAACCGTGGATGGGTAgattgtact GACCTCTGTCTGTACGTGGGTTACACCTCCTCTGTGTACTGCACAGCCTCTGTACTGACATTAGCAGCCATCGCCCTCGACCGCTACCACTCCATCATGGACTGCCTGCGCTACAGCTCCCGCTGCACCCTGTGGAGGACCTTCTCTGTGGTCCTGTGGATCTGGCTGCAGGCCCTGGTCACCAGTTGTCCTCCCCTGCTGGGCTGGAGCTCCGTCAGCTATGTGGTTCCCATGTACAGCTGTGCAGTCAACTGGGCCAGCAGTCCCAGCTACACAGCTTTCATCGCTGCCCTCTCCTACCTCATACCGGCAGGGGTCATCCTCTTCTGCTACGTGAACATCGTCAAGGTGGCCCGCAGCCACGCCAGGAGGATTCATACGTTGGAGGACGCTGTCCAGCGCAGCAGGAACCCAAGCTCTGCCTTCACTCCTGGTGATTCATCTCGCCAGCACTGTGGGAGCCTCCGAGGCCCCTCCACACTCATTTATCACGTGAGTGGACAGTTTGTGTCTGAGGTCAGTAGAGAAGAGGGGGATTATATCAGCCCTGCTCTCCCTGATTCTGCAACGGAGCAGAATAACCCTTCATCCAGACGTTTGTTCTCCTTCCTGGCTCagagcacctcctcctcccagccatCCCTGCAGAactcccagcagcagcaccacaaccacaaccacggAGTGGTGCGTCTCTTCCTGGTCATCTCGGCCTTCTTCCTGTGCTGGACGCCTTACATAGGCGTGGCCCTGGTTCAGGCCACAGAAACTGCACTCTCGGGCCAATCCAGCCTGGTCCCACCCTCTGCCGTCACCTTTTCGTACTGGCTGGTGTTGCTGAACTCAGACATCAATCCACTGCTGTATGCTCTGCTTAGCAAACGTTTCCAGGGCGCTCTTCAGGGACTGAAGCAAAAGATAGGAGCACGCCTGGGGAGTGTGGTgggcaggggagggggagatGACGGCAGGAGCGGTGACCCCTGCACCCTGACCACCCCCACCCATCGTGGTCCACCTTCCAGCTCTGAGAGTTCAACCTGTGATGACTCCAAGTATTCCTCCTCAATTTTTACCGTCAGCACTGACTTCAAACATCACTCTGAGGAGCAGCTATGCAGAGTGTGTCACCATGAAAATACCTCCCCGTCCTCCGGCTGCTCTGTGTGGCAGGATGCTGGTGGTGAAGGGAGGTTGGACTGCCTGCAGGTTCCCTCTCGGCCACAAGAGAGCAGCAGACTACCTTTCTCTGCTCTAACCAAGGAGCGGCAGGCCACTTTCTTCTACGGACAGATAACAGTCCAAGTAGAGCATGATGTCTGTTAG
- the slc35f3b gene encoding putative thiamine transporter SLC35F3 isoform X2 — translation MKKHSARVAPLSACNSPVLTLTKVEGEDRIRENVVGTTDAQTAGAAAGAESGTNKRRLHCCIRVTTVQVQKALWGVAMVMCVCSSWAGSTQLAKLTFKQFDAPFTLTWFATSWNSLFFPLYYIGHLCKSPERQTPRQRFRECCRFFGDDGLTPKVFFTKVAPFGLLWILTNYLYLQALRKINTTDVSALFCCNKAFVFLLSWIVLRDRFMGVRIVAAILAIAGIVMMTYADGFHSHSVIGITLVVASASMSALYKVLFKMVLGSAKFGEAALFLSIVGSANFVFISFVPVILYFTHVEYIGSLADVPWLYLCGVAALQFAFNVLVNFGIAITYPTLISLGIVLSVPVNAMVDLYTCEINFNTVRLIAVFIICLGFLMLLLPEDWDQCIIQLSTKLRKKRDEPAEGNGEAGATTSLNWRGRSRPSMTTFAH, via the exons GAGAAGACCGCATCAGGGAGAATGTGGTGGGCACCACAGATGCACAGACGGCTGGTGCTGCGGCCGGAGCGGAGTCCGGCACCAACAAGCGGCGGCTCCACTGCTGCATCAGAGTAACAACCGTACAGGTGCAGAAGGCCCTGTGGGGAGTAGCCATGGTTATGTGCGTGTGCTCCTCCTGGGCGGGCTCCACACAGCTGGCCAAGCTGACCTTCAAGCAGTTTGACGCCCCCTTCACCCTTACCTGGTTCGCCACCTCCTGGAACAGCCTCTTCTTCCCCCTCTACTACATTGGCCACCTGTGCAAGAGTCCAGAGAGGCAGACGCCCAGACAGAGATTCAG GGAGTGCTGTAGGTTTTTCGGGGACGACGGGCTCACACCCAAGGTGTTTTTCACCAAGGTAGCTCCCTTTGGCCTGCTGTGGATCCTCACCAACTACCTGTACCTGCAGGCCCTCAGGAAGATCAACACAACAGACGTGTCAGCACTCTTCTGTTGTAACAAGGCCTTCGTCTTCCTGCTGTCTTGGATTGTACTTAGAGACCGCTTCATGGGGGTCAGG ATAGTAGCTGCTATCTTGGCCATAGCAGGCATTGTAATGATGACCTATGCGGATGGATTCCACAGCCACTCGGTCATCGGCATTACTTTGGTCGTGGCCTCTGCTTCGATGTCAGCGCTCTACAAG GTGCTCTTCAAGATGGTCCTGGGCAGTGCCAAATTTGGAGAGGCTGCACTTTTTCTGAGCATCGTTGGAAGCGCCAACTTTGTTTTCATCAGCTTTGTGCCGGTCATCCTGTATTTTACACACGTGGAGTACATCGGCTCACTCGCAGACGTCCCCTGGCTCTACCTCTGTGGGGTCGCAGCCCTGCAGTTTG CTTTCAACGTCCTGGTGAACTTTGGCATTGCGATAACGTACCCAACATTAATCTCCCTTGGCATCGTCCTAAGTGTTCCTGTAAATGCCA TGGTGGACCTCTACACATGTGAAATTAACTTCAACACAGTGCGCCTCATTGCTGTGTTCATCATTTGCCTGGGCTTCCTCATGCTGCTGTTACCGGAGGACTGGGACCAGTGCATCATCCAGCTCAGCACGAAGCTGCGCAAGAAGCGTGACGAGCCAGCAGAGGGCAACGGCGAGGCAGGCGCCACCACAAGCCTCAACTGGAGAGGGAGATCCAGGCCCTCCATGACAACATTTGCACATTGA